The Thamnophis elegans isolate rThaEle1 chromosome Z, rThaEle1.pri, whole genome shotgun sequence DNA window atatcataaaatggggggagagaattcacttaacaactgtctcgcttagcaacagaaatttgggctcaattgtggtcatacatcaagAACTATCTCTAGTTGTAAATTAAGTGGCGTGCAATTGTTAAATTTTAAAACGCACACATATATTTTGAACATATCCCTCTGTCTTCACAATTTAACTTATTTCTTTAATACCTtttcagatttaaaataaaaatagtacgTCAGGAGCTTCCACTCCACAACCATATCTCATAATCAGGAAGAGGACAAAAAGTGATGGATTAGGAAGGGCGGGGCTTGCTTCATCAGCCCTGCCCcaatttctgtttcttttgcaGGACGGCGGCAGCAGCTACTCTAGTGAGTTACGCGGCGTGCTTGACAGTTCCCCAGCCGCGTGGATTGGATCGACCAAACGTTGGCCGTGGCGGAGGAGCACGTGAGCGTGCTGCGCGAGGCAGCCCTGGCTTCGGAAGCGGGTCGGAAGACTTCCTGCTCGAACCGCCTTGGTTTTACGGCAATGTTTCACGACCCGAGCAACTTTAAGACGTTTcctgtacttcaactcccagaattctctagccatgTTGAATGTGGAATTCCACATGTCATACGATTGTTCAGATTGAAAACCGTGGATATGTAATTCATTTTGCGAGGCTGATTTTATCCTTAGCATTAGAGATATTAAGATATATAGATCCCGGCGATTTTATAATTGTGTAAATTAAAAATGATTTGCTCGAGCTTGATTGGTCGTTTTAAAGAACTTAGAGCTGCACGTACAGGGTGCTGCCGAGATTCCTGTTACTCAATTTGCGTAAATTACTTTCATGTATCTACATAATGTACATAAATTGTTATATGTTTTATAAATTGCTTCTGCGTTGTTCCTAAATTCCGGTCGGTGAATATTACTGCTTGCTTTGAATTttgaacaaaaaatatttttgagggGGCACCCGGATTTGAACCAGGGACCTCTTGATCTGCAGTCAAATGCTCTGCCACTGAGCTATACCCCCCTCGCTAGTTTTTCGCTTGCTACAGTTTCTCttcaaaagagagaagagaaactgCTTTGGAAGGAAAACTATAGTTCTGTTTTTTACGATAGGAAGATTTTGAATTCTGTCAATTAGTATTTGGAAACAATCCACCCGCTATATAAAGTTTATTTTGgcgtttgcatttttttttcctgaaaaacccTTGCTTTCACTTCGGTAATTAATATAtagcactgattttttttctgcttagtGATGATAGGAAAAAGTTATATTTTAGCGTTTTCAATATGTTTGATTTTGACTATTCAGGAAAGGCAACCTTTAAAATTGTAATTTCCTGAGACTGAATCTGAGAATTTATACTGGTGGGATTCGGCATTGTATTGTAAAAATAATCTACAGAGGACATGTTGACTATAGTATTCTCTACCAGCATAACAAATGGAAATTATGGATGGGGATGATTCCATGTATGTAGTCCAACATAAATGAAAAGTATGGACTTTGGCAGACTTAACAACCAGTAATACACTTACTGCAATTTACATCTTCactataatagaataatagacttTGGAAattttctaatccaacctcctgtgcaagcaaaagaccctataccatttcagacaaagggatatcctgtctctttttttaaaagcctccaatgatggagcaccacaacttctgaaggccaacCAACGCACTTTCACAagaattttttccttagttcaaagtttcttctccccttgattatatccatcacttcttgtcctgccttcaggcgctttgaagaataggttgacccccttctttgtggcagaataattcttcatatactgtatgttttagcttccagcgtACTAATCaccttgtttctcctttctgcactctttccagagtcccaaCATACTTTTTatgttgtggtgaccaaaactggatgcaataatccaaggtgtggtcttaccaaagccTTATAAAGTTGTACTAATCCTTTACATGACCTTATTTCAATCTTCCTGTTAAagtattggcttttttgacagctgcaaagcactgctagctcatattaagtggttgtctactaggattccaagatccctcttgcagttacttttattgagccaagtttcacctaatctgtatctGTCTGTACATTTggtttgtcaagatccatctggatcttgagccaattttttggggtgttggctattcctgtcagcttagtgtcatctgcaaatttgatgagttccccttctattccctcatctaaatacATTGGTCAAGATCCTCCTCAGATGCTTCTTAAAATCAATCAAAAATCAATCAAAAGTATCAGCCTCAAATCCTCCTCAAATTTTCAAGTGTAGTCCTgataatattatatatttgtaCAGCTATTGTTGgatgagggaaagaaaaagaggaaaataatataAGAGATAATGAAAGGGTAAAAATGATTGTACAACTGCGTTTTCATAACATACTTAACTACAAATTACTCAATTACATTTAGCTTGTTTTGTTACACAAATTCAACCTAATTAATTAATCGTTCAATATGTATATTAAGTCAACCCAAGAATCTGAGCCAATTCGATTCATGTTTCAAGCAACAGTTCAGTATCATGCCTAAATTGCTGTTCAAATTTTGGTCAACACTTCAGTTAACTtgccttatttttttccttaaatattaTTTCCTGTTCCTCATTTCACTTTCAAAATATTAAACTTTGTACAATAGCAGTACTGTTAATCTTCAAGCTGTCATAGAGTGTTCCCTatatttttccaaaatattatcttaggtAGTCTTTTTggcattaaaaataataactggAATTAAACCCACATGTTTAGGAGAACTTTTATCAGGATTCGAATAATTAggattcaatattttaaaatgaccgACTCAGTTtgaatatgctttttaaaataaaattaagctcGGTCACATGGGAATCACCCTACGGCGGAGATGGACGACTAAAAGTACTTAAAGAGGGCGTTTCTTTGAATAAATATGTACAAACTTAAACTACagtcaaactttaaaaaaaaacggcTAAAGCCCTTTGACTAAGTTCACCTTTAATGGTATAATATTACTTTagccattaaaaaaagagagaaagaagggcttATTTTATATCCGTTTCCGGCATTCACATGAAAAGATCGCCTCACGTGACATGGGACTTTGAAAACGTATAAGTTATCCCGGCAAGCCTTgcgccatctttctttttttccccagcctcCTGAGCAAGATGTCTAAGCGAGGTAAGGCCTGTTAAACCGTGAGATGGTCTGGAAGAGAATCCTCCTTCATCGCTCTTGTTTGGGAAGATATTAGGCTCGTTTTATCGGGCATTATTGATGGGTGAAAGTTAGGTCTCTGGCGAGATGAATATTTTCGACCACCCCGctcaaaaacaatattttttggtTCGTGGGATTTGAGgaaagcattgggggggggggaggtgagaaGTTGATTGGAAAGCAGTGCAACTGTAACTTCAACTGCTTTAGTAGGATTTTACTATAATAATATTTGCGGCATTATCGTTTGCAGACGGCGTACTCCAGATATTAGCCTATCGTCCcctattttatttccattgtagTTCCTTAGATTACTATTTCACAACCGGCAGCTTTTAAGATATGTCGagttccccaaccagcatggaaAGTTCCAGTCGATATAAAAATTGCGACGGTTGAGAAACTGCCTTAGATCTTTGAGAGGGCAAAAGGAATTATTCATGCTTGCCCATTTGGATGATGAGGGATATGCAACttcaccccccccacacacacatttttttaaccACATCATGTAGATCGGAGAGGCTTCATAGATCAGTAGAGTTAATTGCTTAGCTATCAGTAATGGAGTTTTTCAAACTATTAGAAAAGCAATTAACACAAAGTGTGAGCTTTTGTGTAAATATATGGAAAACGGTGATTTTTTAGTGAGGGGTAAAAGTACCTGATTTTAAGACTCAAAAATCAAAAAAGGTGGTAGGTATTggaatatttttattgctttaataaAACATTCTTCATCCTATGACTTTTTAATAGGACGTGGTGGTTCGTCTGGTGCGAAATTTCGCATTTCACTTGGTCTCCCAGTGGGAGCTGTGATCAACTGTGCGGATAATACAGGTATGTCTTAATTTTGGTTAATTTGAATAAATAATTCTGGGTAGCAAGTCTGGGAATTTTTGTAAAACACTTTTAAACTGAACTTTAGCCAAAAGGGCTTCCAAGAGCTTCCAAGGTTTTTTCAATTCCTTGATTAAGCAGCATAATCAGTCCTAAAGTAGGTGGGAAAATGCTAGTTCTAATATCCATCTCTTGAATGTTGGAGTGGTAAATATTTAAGCTTTGTGGACAATTGTAACATTCATTGTAGGAGatcatatttcatatttcctcTACCTTCGGATAATGGAAGGTATTTCTGGAATTGGATGGAACTTCTGTTTGTCCATCATGAAACACCCTAGGTGGTAAACAATGTATTATATAAATTAAGAAACATCCTTTAATTCAATTATTTACTGCAAAATCTagataaataaacatatttttcttaACATAAATATTTGTAGGTAATTTTTACTCTCCGTAGAATGGAAATAATCCAGAATGTGGTTGACTTTGGACTGGGTGATATTTGGATGCTTTATTCTAGTGGAAAATATACAGGTTAATACTTGTTCGAGTTAATTTCTTACTGAGGAAAGGGTAATAGTTATCAAAACAACACAACCACAAGCTGCTATCTTTTGTACAAGAGTGAGGCAGCCAGCCTTATACATAAAAAGTGAGAAAGTGTGATTATGAAAGCAAAGTAAGGACAAATAAAACAGGCAGGAgttttgccatttttaaattGCCATATATGTTGACTAACAAGGTACTCACTTAAATTATTACCTCTCTTATAATGCATATTAAAGCTTTTCATTCCCTGAATTAACTTTTTGCAGTTCAGAATCTTGAGAGAACTCTTGACATTATCCCTGTCCAGttcatctggggaaaaaaatcctagtAAGTTCAGTTGCGAGCCATAGCAGTCATGCTAAAAGAACATGATACAGACTAGAAGCAATGGGTTTTTCCCTTCAAAAAGCACTTGCTGGGTCTGTTTTCAGATGGCCCAGGGAGTTGTCGTGGAAGGGTAAAGAAACAGCATTACTTTTGGGTGAGGTTACAGCTTGTGCTGTTGTTCCTCAATCGGTGATGCCACAAAAAATAGAAGTCTTGATAACTTTGATGCAAAGTTTGTTAACTTTGATACAAAGTATTTGTTAACAGCAATAATTCCTTCATTTCACAGGAGCCAAGAATCTCTACATAATCTCGGTGAAAGGAATTAAGGGGCGTCTGAATAGACTGCCAGCTGCAGGTGTGGGGGACATGGTAATGGCTACTGTCAAGAAAGGCAAGCCAGAGTTAAGAaaaaagggtgagtgatggaatAAATAAGATGTATTGATTTACAATCTTATTGTTACTTTGGGACTGTAAGAGAAAAGCAATTGGAACTGGTTACGATCTATTAGTCATTACTTACCAACATTTTCAGCATTAAAAGTAATGGTTGGGTACAGTGATCATTGTGGTAAATATATTGATGGAATCTATATTAGTTGTGACTTAACTATAAAGTGTTTTTGCGCTAAATTATTAACATTGGAGGGAATCTAGTTTGAGTTTACTTTAAATTAATTTATAAATCAGATTGTGTTTCCATCTTCTGAATTCATATATTCGGGGGGAAAACATTTTTCCTTTGGGAAATTGAATTTAGACTAATATATCTAGTTTGGGTTATATTTTAGAAGAGTACATTAATTTAgtccagaatagaatataatttagGCCCGAAATATTGTAGGTGGTGCATTtgtattctatctatctacctcaaATGATAACTCCCAGAGTTTCCAGAATATGGGGGCTGGCTGAGCTGTAGTCCATAACAAAGGTACTAGACAAGGAAAGACTATTCTGTTTTCCAATTTCCCCCCAAGATGAATGTTttataataaagtaaaattatataCTTTCAAGTTTATGTCTATTAGAAATCTTATTTGAGCACCAGAACCAAAGCTAGAGGCCTAAGAGATGATCTCTTCAGAACAGGGTGTTTTTGAAATGCTGTTAATTAAATGGTGTAAACACATAACATAGTTAACTGTTGTGATACCAGTAAGTTATAAAGAATTTAATATTACTTGGAGAATGTTTTCATTCTAATTTTTCTGGCATATATGCATTTAGAGCTTTACATTTTATATTCTATGCTGCCATGACCTGCATTTTAATAAAGTTGATCTAAGTGTTTTCAGTTGCAGCATGTCCTACAACTTTAAAGAAACTGTTGCTTGATTTCAAATTCAGGTGTTGCTTACTAAACTACTGATTTTGAACTTTTCATAGTGCATCCAGCAGTTGTGATTCGTCAACGGAAATCCTACAGGAGAAAAGATGGTGTATTCTTGTATTTTGAAGACAATGCAGGAGTGATAGTAAACaacaaaggagaaatgaaaggtATTGCCGCTAAAGGGAccacaaaattaaaaagaacatatTTTGCTTCTTGCAAAAATATTCAGTCTATTAATAGCTTATTAAGTTAGAGAATGTCCTGGATACTCATTAAAGTTTTACAAAACTAGCACGATCTAAGAGCAGAAGCaagcaacaaagaaagaaaataaaagcaaaagaattaaaaagaaaaatcgaAGCTTACAATTTATTTTGCAGCAAACATTAAGTACAACATTTTTACTTTATGATTGTAGTAAGCTCTTCATTTTTGATCTTTTGATACTTTTCTAATAAAAACCACATGaatttttctgtttcatgcaaaaagttCAAGGTATTTCCAGTTCATCATAAATGCAGATATTTGTTTTCATAATAGTGTTGGGCTGCTGCTGctaagaaatatttctggtttgttctttatttttccaGGCTCTGCTATCACAGGCCCTGTAGCCAAGGAGTGTGCAGATCTATGGCCCAGAATTGCTTCCAATGCTGGCAGTATTGCATAAATATGTTTgttctttgtaaaaataaaataaaagtgattggctcaaagttttGTGGTGTGAATATCTTCCATGTtatagagaaggaaagaaaaagacattCTGTTTCGATATTATTAACAGAATATTTAATCAGAAAAACACTAAAACTGTTTGATGTCTTAATAAATCAGTGCAAATCTATTTATGAATGTATATTAACATCCCTTGAGTCAGTGGACAGCCTTAATTCCACGTTTTAAAAAGTTGTAAGGTTAGAAATGGGTGAAGGAGAATCATATTTGCATAATCTTATTCAAAACACAGAAGAGGTATACTGTAACTGACTATGTACAAAAGGAGATACCAGAATTATTTGCTCTGTAGCTATCCAGTGATAGACTAACTCCTTTTGGATGTTTTTTTAATTcccataaaatatataataataaacatataTAGAATTCTACTAAGTAATTGACATTATTTTACATGTATGTTAGTTACACTGCTTTGATTCACTAAAGCTGTAAACTCCACTGTGGGTCCTCACACTCCAGCTAAATAGAGTACATTTTTGTGCTAGAAATATCCCCAGGTTATGCAGGATAGTTAGTTACATGCTGGTTGGGCTGCCTTTCCCACTGAGTAAAGTTGAGTAGATTGTATCATTTGAGCAAATTAAAGAAATCTTAACAAAGATGCACCCAtgtgaccttttaaaaaaatatatttaacagtTAACTAGCATAGGACAATACAGTCATAAATTGTATTGTAATACTCCTGTTCATAACACATGATTATCGCACTGTACAATCTTTGGAGTGTTTTAAAATTGCAGTCAAAGCGTCAGTTAAATATATGAATCTAGCAATAATTCAGAAAGTACTTTTTTCTTTGCACCATTTACGCTATTTAATTATTCAAAACTGGGAATTTAAAATCCGAGCAATTTCACTGACATGAATGAAATCCACGAAACATGTAACTGGTTATTCACTTATTTTAGGCTACAATACTACTTTGTTCCATAAATGTATCTAAAAAGATTGTGTCTTGCACTACAGTTCATTTATCAGGAATTGTGAGCTGCACAGTACTAAAGGAAATTCTCAGTTGtagtatgaaaaaaaattaaacttgccATGTTACTTTAAATGTAGCTTAGCAATTTTAAGTTTTCTGTTGTGCAGGAACTATGATAGATTAATAATGTAAAACTAAGGGTAATATTGAATGAACTATACTAAAGTAAACTACTGCACAAATGAAAAAACTGCCAGCTTCAGGTTGTTATGGAACAATTGTCTCTTGATAACATCACAGAGACTCTAGTAGGGTAATAATGAGAGTTGCTAGGAGAGAGGTAGCATATATATATGATGTGGTGAGAGATTAGTAGTTTAGTGTGACAGTCATCATTTTCTCTTGAAATCATGACTTGTATTACACGGAGATGTCTACAAAAGCAAAAGGAATTCATCCTTGATGGTGTGGCAGTGGACACCATTGGTAGCGGATATGCTCACATCCTGCCCAAGCTGTGGTCTGCACTGCCACCATATAATGCTCAATTAGATATCCATGCTGCTAGCTATTTCTCATCTCCAGTGGTGAAATCACTGCTAAAAAGGACAGAGCAGGTAATGACATTTGAAACTCGAAATGGAAATAAATGTAGATGAGCAGCAGGGCTATGAGATATAACTTGATGCAATTTCATATGCTAGACTATAGTCCAGGTTCCCATGACTTGTAGATAATGTTTATACTTTAAAACTTTTGCTGAAATCAATTTTTGATACAttcctgtgggaaatgggtcaaaTAAGGATACATAAAATAATTGAATAGCTTAATATATTTAAAGGGAGTGGGGAATTCAGATATTGGGCTTATTGAACTGTtggcagtttgagacccaagcactgtAACAAAGTGGGCTCCTATTCTTGCcctagctcctgccaacctagagtttgaaagcatgcaaatacaagtagataaataccactttggtgggaaggtaatagtattCCATGTACCTCAGTCATGCCGGTTTGTATGACCACAGAAGTTTCTTTGGATAACATTAGCTCCCTCAGCtaggaaatggagataagcaccaatCCTAGAAttagacaggacaggacaggacacgGAAAATCCTTACCTTTACcttcaatatatttaaaatagaatTACCCAATACAGAGTAcctaaaaaccaaaacaaaatctcTGAAAACATAGCTCCAGCAGCTTTTATATTACTGCCTGGGCTATCAACATAAGAAATATGGCTCTGGCTGCAAAATGCTGGCCTGTTACTCTGATAATCCACAAAGTAACACATTtctcaactaaaaaaaaaatcttcccaaataataatttcttttatttaggtttcTAAAATAACTGAATACCATCCACTTTACATCTAGTCTAGCAGGTATAAAGACAACCTGTATTAAATATGGGGAAAGCCCAATTAAAAACTGTCCGTGCTTCCAAATTATCATCAGATGCTGATTCCTCCTAAATTTTAGTACAGAATATTCCTCTTATGTGCTCTTGCACAGACCTGCTTGATTTTTTTAGAAGGGAGATGGAAAATTGTGGGCAACAATGTTCTGTTCCTTGGACAGATTGGTAACTGGTTCATTACACACACTTGAGAAAGCTATTAAGTGTAAAAGTATAATGTTTCCAATatttagattttcttttcttggaatGTTTGGTCTTCAGGCTTGATGTCACAACTCTCTTTATGATCTCATTGTAGACATTACCCACTGCATcacatttaagaaaaaaagaaaatattccacaaTGATAAAAATTAAAACCAGTCTTCTCTCTCTCATACTCTGAATATCTACCATCCCTGCatattcatttgtttttaaactgaattaattggcctttgtttttcttttgcttgaCAGACTCGTGGTGGGACCTCTAGGGATGGGTGGATAGTGGACTATTTCCATATCTATGGGCCAGGCCAGAGGTATTTGAACAGGAGAAACTGGGCAGGAGCAGGTGAATGAAGTGTTGAACCTTTCTCTTTCTCGATCTTTCATTTCACCAGTAATTGTTTATCTtccaaacttttaaaataattcaggaaCTATGATAATGTCTTATTGAAAATACATTACATGGCACAAGTGAAAATTATTGTTtagaatatttatataaatataaatatatttgttttcatagattttcacgggtataggtatgctggtcttgtattgggtcttttcccgtgtaagattgaaattgttttgacctcgccgaaacattgccaagacaagctcaatcttacacgggaaacgACCCATACATATGCAAGCAGTGGTCATATCAAACAGAATAGTAATGGGCAGACAGTTCATATAGTATTAGGAACAGAAGACTCTTGTGGCTTAAGGAAGATACAAGAGTATTTGAGGATTATTGATAGTTATTTAGAAATAGGTTTTATACATAAATTTAAGATTTTATTATACAGTTTTTACCATATTTGATTGATTCTCTAAACCagaagtccccaacctttctggcttaaTGGACTGGCAGCAGCAGGGGAGGGAGGATGGTTTCATACATGCAAACCATGTGTGGTTTCTCGCACATGCACAATGAATGAAGCTTTGCACATGCTCGCACACTGCTTGCAAGGCCTGGTTTCCAACAGTACTGATCCACGGACCGGGAGTTGGGGATCCCTGATGTAAACAATGAttgattaaaaataattgaaactaATGAAGTTCCTGGTGGCAAGTAAAGCCAATGACATGTACTATGCTTTATGTCAGGCTCAAAACTAAGAATAACACATAGCAATTTTTCCAAGCTGAGTTCTTTGTTTCACACTTATATACAAAACCTTGCCAGAGTGAAGACTATTTGCATCCACAATATACTCTGAACCATTAGGGAGGGGTTTGTTCACTCTATTCATCTCACATATAATATTTAGGCTGAGTTGCTTCTTATTCCTTTAGAATACACgacctccctcctgggaatccaatATCTCGCTACATTCCATCCCAGTTTTCCTATCATATGGGCTCTTAAATATAATAATTCAAGAGTAACTTTAAGGTTTGTTATCTCTCCACCTTAGTACTCCCCCACTTATTTGTTTTACACATAGGGAGCCAAATGCATAGAGCatgaaattaaaatatgaattgGTAATATTGTTTATGTGGATCAAGATGACATTTGTTATGAGAACTGCTATGGCTGGTAGGACACAGAGCAATGTTCTTTGTTTTTGGGTTGGTGGAGAAGAACACTGATTAATCAGAATAATCTCTGGAAGTTCTCCCATTGAAGGCCACAGAAATGAAATTTATCTTGTGATTTTTCAAAGTACTTTGGCAGGATTACAAAGTGGAAATGGTGTGTGGGGAGTAGATATTTAGGGTACAATAATCCATTGCTGATAGGGCAGTTAGGTTGtacaaagtaaaagaaaaacaaggcagATATTGAAGAAAAAGCATCAAGAGATAAATACGGTAAGAAAAATTGTGTGTTTTGTACACAGGCTGTATTTTCCAAAATAATTCTTTAACATATTTTTGATGGATGatctttagtattttttttatacaGGTCACTCTCCCGAGCAAGTGGCTGGTCACCATCTGTACTTGATGGGTACAAAGCCAGCAACAGGTTGGAACGGCCGATATGGCTATCGCCGCAACACTCCAGATCTTCGCACACGCTCTTCTTGCTTTGGTGAAGTAACATGGCTCCCTATCCACTGAAGAACATCAGATTATATCAATCTGTCTCTTCTTCTAACTTAAATGCTCTTCGTATGTTTTGTTTGTTCTTGATTtttccaaaataataaaatacttttaatttcTTATTTAACAGTTTGTTGCTTGTGGGAAGGGAAATTCTGGCAGAAGATTACATTAGGACAGCATTTTCCTAACTCGGCATGGTAGCTGGGATGCTTTGTGGGAGGATGAAAGCTGTACTATAGTCCAagttggggaaggaaggaaaagagtgaTAACAAAACATTCTGACTGTGACAAAAGTGGCTTAATCGTATATTTTGTTCTTTGGGACTTTTGATTTTGGGCAGAAAATGTGTTCATATTAACTATGTTGTACCATAACTGTATACCACTTTGGGTTTCAGCAAGCATTGAATAGCAAGTCTGAAACTTTTTACTTAATATTGAACAGTTTTtcattcctattatttctattattgcaTATGAACTCTGATAGAAAAATATCTATGTACTAGGAAGACcagtgctggaaaaaaaatccgGTCTGGTTCAAAGCctaaagaaagacactggaaataaaatggaggctagcTGTAGGAAGGAAGGTGTTGTTTATTTGGATGCCAGAAGCTTCAGTGATAGCAGTGTGTTTCTGGAGTGGCTCACTAAAGGGGGTTGAGATAGGTGGGCATTTATAAATTCTTTGGGGCTTTGTAATTGAGAtgcctgttcctgtgtaaaaatgtgtcctttaatattttaatggctgCTCCCAGATTTCCATCTTTCCCATAAGGGGAAATACAAATCTTGGGGGTTTATCTGAGCTAATCTTGCCACCTTGCCTAATTGTATTCCTTATTTGGAGTCTCTTTGTTTATGGATggattggcccagtctttctgaatggatacaaaatctccattccaaaagACCAGCCTCTTCAAGCTTCATCTTGAGGCTAttttcctatggcaggaagactggggctgttttctgcctttgttaagattttttccatttctccttttgggGAAATATTCTCTCCTGCCtcattttaatattaagaataaagaggGAGGGGGCTTCCTACACCAGGAAATAGTGATTCATAAATAATGCTATAaagcagcgatggcaaacctttttttggcATGCGACAAactgcgtgccaaaagcagggggaccACGGGGGGTCATGTATtgatgtgccacacccataatgctatgtgtgtgacccccc harbors:
- the CZH17orf98 gene encoding uncharacterized protein C17orf98 homolog; amino-acid sequence: MTCITRRCLQKQKEFILDGVAVDTIGSGYAHILPKLWSALPPYNAQLDIHAASYFSSPVVKSLLKRTEQTRGGTSRDGWIVDYFHIYGPGQRYLNRRNWAGAGHSPEQVAGHHLYLMGTKPATGWNGRYGYRRNTPDLRTRSSCFGEVTWLPIH
- the RPL23 gene encoding 60S ribosomal protein L23, yielding MSKRGRGGSSGAKFRISLGLPVGAVINCADNTGAKNLYIISVKGIKGRLNRLPAAGVGDMVMATVKKGKPELRKKVHPAVVIRQRKSYRRKDGVFLYFEDNAGVIVNNKGEMKGSAITGPVAKECADLWPRIASNAGSIA